TTCCTCTGctttatgttgtatatccctgTTCATCTGTGGATTCTATGCCCCCAGGGGCTTTTGAAAGTAGAAATAGTTCACGCCTACAGAGTACACCGCAAACCACAAACCAAGGCCGTCGCCCGCTGTTGTGACCAGGTGTAATCCCTGAAAATTGTGTAATGTCCCAAAGCGATTGGGGTTGATTTATCTGTTCCAAGGTACGTATTATCCTCCTCGGATCGGAAAGGGGAGACGTTCTAATAATTCGATTCTCTCAGATTAGCCAGTCGAATATCACTGGCTGTTTATAGAGGAGGCTTATCTGGGCAATCCTTGATCTTTCCCCTCTTCTTGTAGGGGAGATTCTACCTTGTTGATACTCTCTAATTAATTCCCCTATCTCTTTCGATTATACGATGTCATTAAATTGTGTTTTTCTCATCTTTAGTTCTCACAAGATCGTCCaggcttcatcttggtctCCGCAATTCGCCCCATAGCCCCCTACCTAAAACATCCCCACACTTTCCCACGTGTGAGGAGCAATGTAAACCCCGTCGCTTGCTGTGTgctgttcttttttttgtgtgtgtgtgtgtgtgtggtTAAGCCTTCATGGTCACCATGGTCACCATGGCCATTTCGCTAGTCGTGCGTGGCACTTATCAAGAGACCCCACCAGCCTTTCAGACCAGAAACCAGATCAACCCGACGCTCATGATGAGCTGGTGGGCTACTATGTTCTCCTTAGTGATCATCGTCGTGCGCCTCTGTGGTCGCTATATTCGTGTTGAGCGCTTTTTCGCCGAGGACAAGGTCATGATGATCGCTGTCATGCCCCTGTTGATTCGCATGGTCCTCGTGCATTTCGTTCTCGTTTTGGGGACtaataataccaccaccacagGCTTGTCAGAGAAGGAGATATCGAAGAGAGAGCTAGGTAGCAAGCTGGTTCTTGCTGCGCGTATCTTCTATGCCCTCTTGTAAGATGCACCCCCATCTCATTCTTATCTTTATCTTGCATCTGCGTGTTCGCAGTGGCTCACAAACTACTACAGCATCTGGACGGCTAAAGTGACAGTATGTGAATTCCTAAAGCGAGTCACAGGGCTTACCTGGCGCCGATCAACGAGTTTCTTCCTACGCTTtatctctttcttcctcttaTCAACCCTAGTCGCCGTGGTCATCGCAACCTTGGCGGAATGCCAACCCTTCAACCACTACTGGCAGGTCACCCCGGACCCAGGTCCAAAATGCCGTACCGGCCACGTCAATCTAATAACGATGGGCACCTGTGACGTGATCACCGACCTTCTACTCGTGGCCATCCCAGTCCCCATAATCCTCATGACTCAAATGCCTTTAAAGCGCCGTCTCGCCCTCGCATCCCTCTTCTGTCTATCTCTCATACTGGTCGCCATAACCTCCTACCGCGTCCCCTCCGTACTTCAACACAGAGGGTCCCAGCCATACCGCTCCTTACTCGCCTCCTTCGAAATCCTTGCCGCAACAGCGGTCTCAAATGTCCTAGTGATAGGCTCCTTCGTCCGAGACCGCGGCGTCAAGAAACTAAAATACAAACGCGCTCAAGGCTCAGCCTCCGTCTCAGAAAACATTGACAAATCTTTCCTACGCAGAAATACAGTCATGCAAAACCAATGGGGCTCAGACTCGGAACTAGCAACGGGTCTATGCATCCGTCTAGATCCAGACATCTACACAATCCCCGGTACTTCGGACGGAGCTCGTGTGCCCAAACTACCATCAACCGCCCCATCCTCTCAACCGCCATCAGCAGTTGCTCGCACAGGAACTCTAGATCCAACATGGTCATTTTCAACAACCCGTCGCGCAGATGACGACCGTGCCTCGGCGACAGACAGTCTCGGGCCAAAAGTCACGCCGCGTGAATACCTGCGCACAAACGAGTCCCCCCGGGAGATCTCGCCTTTCTCCGAGATGCCGCGTCGTGTGTCATTCTCGGATGTCGGTGGGTTGCTGACCAGACCACTGCTGGGGTCCGGGCCGGAACATGTGCGGGCCCAGACTACCTTGTCCTCACCCGTAGAGTCTACGCAGCATCGCAGAGGCGGCGGCAGCAGGGCCTTTTTGGAGGATTTGGGGATTTTCGGACCATCGCGAGCTGCGTATGGGCTACGGTCGACGCTTTCTGGTGCTCCGGATCTACCGTTTCCGGCGTCGGCTTTTGGGAATTCGCGTTTGCTTCCAATGTCTGGTTCGACGGCTTTGACTGTGGATGCTGATGTCGAGCTTCATGATGTTGGTGGGCTATTATCGCGACATGATCATTAAGACTTCCCCCCCTCCAGGGTGGTGCGATTATAGATGGCATGATATGATGTGACGGCTGGTTTTTCTTCTGtcgttttctttcttggAAATTTTGGGTCAGGGCTTGTTGTCTCTTACACACAGGTTGTTAGGCTGGAGACTTTTTCGGGGTTCGAGACTATGTACACATCTTACACACCCCTTTACCTTTTCTTCTAGGTTTGCTGCTTCTTGCTTCCTGTTTTCTTTTATTCCCCCTCGTGCGCCTATTGGCGTTTATGTTGAATGTGTTGCATCCTTGGGCACTTCTATCGGCTCGGGCATGGCTGGCACTCTATTTGGAGCCTTTCCAATGATGTATCCCTATACAAATACTATAGATAGAGATTTACAAGAATTTTTGGGAAATCATTCAGAGTCACATCCGTCACATGATGATGCACAACCCTGATTAGATTGCGAGTGGCCTTTTCTCCAAACGCTCTTAATGTGAAATCAAACAGGCTACAACTCTACAAAATTTCCAATCAACCGCCCGCTTATCTTGTCACTGTAGTCAATTTTCCATGAGGTCATCCACTCCCTGTATGTTCACATTTGAGAAAAGAGCTCGCTCTAGACGCACTCCCCTCAAAAAGGTCACTTTGAAAACAAGATCATAGCCACGCAAGACCTCAGAGTCTTCTTGTTATCAGCTTTAACAAAATTTGTTCTACAAGCTACCAAATATCGGATGACTTGAGCTTCTGATGCCTCCATTGAAGGTTATCAACCACGGAGCATAGCCTCTTCATCTAGTACAGCAATCATATCTATTCTTCTACATTCTCTCATCTCTAACCGACAAATCAATCATCAAACCAAATTTGGTTTAAAGATCTTTTCCCCTATCCATAGCTCCTCATTTCGTTCCGTTTGCTACCTTGCTCTGAAGACACCAAGGAAAGTTCGGCAATTGAGTCTTGTCACCTCGAATCCAACTCATGGCTGTAAATACCCAGTTCACATGCCCCGGAAACGAACAAGACCAAGTCAAACCCAAGAGCTCTGATTCTCCACCTCCTCTCAATCTCAGTTCGGTTCTACGCCCACTCCCAACGAGTCCAGAAGGACGAGAGCGAACATGCCTGGTCAGCCCGTACCACCAGCAACAGTTCAGATGCCTAAATGCCAACCAAAAGTACTCTCATCTGCTAAGCAATCGTTCTTAGGAGGGAGAACTTTTCAACTTCAGTGACGAACAAGAATCATTGGGCTCAGAAAGCATTACAACGACCTCTGAAAGGAAGAGAACAGAACCCTTCATGACTAACGAGGTGAATTTCTCAAACGTCAGCCTCATGGGACACGGACAAGCAGGGCCTGGGTATCAAACGGTAACTAACGTATTCCTAGACAGAGTTCTAGTTACAGGGTTGTAACGTTGGATGATAATGCTTCTGCCTTGTCATTAAAGTGGGCATATCTTTCTATCCAGTAGTAACTTCTGAACCGATTAAACTGCTGCCTACACTTATCATCGGAGTGTACGGTATGTATAGCAACTGGAAAGGATCAATTAGGTAGAACATCACAAACCGACTCGAGGGAGAGTAAAAACAAAAGTGTAGTACAATTGACGCCCAACCCCAGGACCCAAGAACGCCGAGTCCAGTTTTGCGCCAGCGAGAAGTAATAAAAAAACAAGGATATATACGAAGGGagcgggaaaaaaaaaaccaccacACCCCAAGACCAGCTCCCAACCCCGGATTCACAAAGCCCTAACCCCCAAGTCAAAAGCCAACCCCAGGAAACATAGAACCGCCAGCCTCTATCACTCGATAGTTTCCCAAGAGTGCAGTCCGTGCACAGCATAGCGACTTAAAGCAACTCCAAATCCAGCTAAACCCAAACAGAAACGTTGTCGCGTATTGCGTGTCATAAAGACCCAAACCCAGAATAGGTCTAGAATAAGATATCCaaacagcagcagcaagcCATCGCAGCCATTATACCCGCACAGATGCCACCTGCACCACCGTCAGAGCGCCCGCGAGCA
The nucleotide sequence above comes from Penicillium digitatum chromosome 1, complete sequence. Encoded proteins:
- a CDS encoding Integral membrane protein, putative → MVTMAISLVVRGTYQETPPAFQTRNQINPTLMMSWWATMFSLVIIVVRLCGRYIRVERFFAEDKVMMIAVMPLLIRMVLVHFVLVLGTNNTTTTGLSEKEISKRELGSKLVLAARIFYALFIWTAKVTVCEFLKRVTGLTWRRSTSFFLRFISFFLLSTLVAVVIATLAECQPFNHYWQVTPDPGPKCRTGHVNLITMGTCDVITDLLLVAIPVPIILMTQMPLKRRLALASLFCLSLILVAITSYRVPSVLQHRGSQPYRSLLASFEILAATAVSNVLVIGSFVRDRGVKKLKYKRAQGSASVSENIDKSFLRRNTVMQNQWGSDSELATGLCIRLDPDIYTIPGTSDGARVPKLPSTAPSSQPPSAVARTGTLDPTWSFSTTRRADDDRASATDSLGPKVTPREYLRTNESPREISPFSEMPRRVSFSDVGGLLTRPLLGSGPEHVRAQTTLSSPVESTQHRRGGGSRAFLEDLGIFGPSRAAYGLRSTLSGAPDLPFPASAFGNSRLLPMSGSTALTVDADVELHDVGGLLSRHDH